CTGATTCTATGGCTGAAAATATATTGAAGGAAGGAAAGATAAAAGTAAGGTATCTTAATTCAGAAAAACAGTAAAAAATCCTTGATAATCAGAAAATTGAATTGATAGTATTTATTTTACCTGATGCAAAACTATAATAAAGATTATCTCCAATTATTATATGGTCTAAAACATTTATACCGAGTATTTCACCTGCTTCTTTTAATCTTTTTGTAAATTCAATATCTTCTTTACTCGGGCTTGGGTCTCCTGATGGATGATTGTGAACACAAATTATTGATGGGATAAAATTTTCAATCACCTTATAAAAAATTTCTCTTATTATTGGATTTGCCTGATTTACCGTTCCTTCTTCTATTTCCCTTATTTCAACAGGTCTGTTTTTAGAATCAAGATGTATAACCTTGAAAACCTCTTTTTTTAAATCTCTCATTCTTGGCATTATATATCTTACTACTTCTTCAGGAGATGTTATCGGTTTTTCTTTTTTTATTAATTCTTTCTCTACCATTCTTCTACCTATTTCAATTGCTGCCTTTATCTGACATATCTTTGCCATACCAAGTCCTTTGATTTCTTTAAAATTGTTTAAACTTGTATGACTCATATTCCTGAAAGAAC
This bacterium DNA region includes the following protein-coding sequences:
- the radC gene encoding DNA repair protein RadC, translated to MEKKKSLKYWKEEEKPREKLIKYGEHNLTDTELLAILLRSGTKGETAIDLARKIIDKFGSFRNMSHTSLNNFKEIKGLGMAKICQIKAAIEIGRRMVEKELIKKEKPITSPEEVVRYIMPRMRDLKKEVFKVIHLDSKNRPVEIREIEEGTVNQANPIIREIFYKVIENFIPSIICVHNHPSGDPSPSKEDIEFTKRLKEAGEILGINVLDHIIIGDNLYYSFASGKINTINSIF